A region from the Achromobacter seleniivolatilans genome encodes:
- a CDS encoding peroxiredoxin, protein MTIKVGDRVPDGTLTEFIETETAGCSLGPNAFQVADLTRGKTIALFAVPGAFTPTCSAKHLPGYVEQAAALKAKGVDEIWCVSVNDAFVMGAWGREQKTDGKVRMLADGSALWTKELGLELDLIARGMGVRSQRYSALIVDGVVKHLNVEAAGKFEVSDANTMLSQA, encoded by the coding sequence ATGACGATCAAAGTCGGCGACCGCGTGCCGGATGGCACCCTGACCGAATTCATCGAAACCGAAACCGCCGGCTGCTCGCTGGGTCCCAACGCGTTCCAGGTCGCTGACCTGACCCGTGGCAAGACCATTGCGCTGTTTGCCGTGCCGGGCGCCTTTACGCCCACCTGCTCGGCCAAGCATCTGCCGGGTTATGTGGAACAGGCCGCCGCGCTGAAGGCCAAGGGCGTGGATGAAATCTGGTGCGTGTCCGTCAACGACGCTTTCGTCATGGGCGCCTGGGGCCGCGAGCAAAAGACCGACGGCAAGGTTCGCATGCTGGCCGACGGTTCTGCTCTGTGGACGAAGGAACTCGGCCTGGAACTGGACCTGATCGCTCGCGGCATGGGCGTGCGTTCGCAACGCTACTCGGCCCTGATCGTCGACGGTGTCGTCAAGCATCTGAATGTGGAAGCCGCTGGCAAGTTTGAAGTCAGCGACGCCAACACGATGCTTTCGCAAGCCTGA
- a CDS encoding MFS transporter has protein sequence MLATISSFSSLYFATLLMLIGTGLFNTYMGLRLTAQSVSEVWIGALIAGYYLGLVCGARLGHKLIIRVGHIRAFVACAAIATSMILAQTLVDSMPLWLVFRVISGVVMVTEFMVIESWLNEQTENHQRGRVFSVYMVVSGLGTVLGQLALTAYATLDLRPLTLVAMCLVLCLVPIAVTARSHPPTPLPAPLDIRFFMRRVPLSMTVLFVAGNLSGAFYGLAAVYGAKHGLSTSQAAVFVAAAVTAGLLSQWPMGWLSDRINRPGLIRFNALLLVLLPTVMWGWITLPYWAMVALSCVFGVLQFTLYPLGAAFANDHVESERRVSLSAVLLMTYGVGACIGPMVAGLLMSVAGPSMYYVFISACALILVWQVRPTRVTGAHQVDEAPTHFVAMPDTLQSSPASAVLDPRVDPENDIAMEMVQPDASAAPAPPAPEPAVEDAAGEPAAGDPAAGGPAAGEPAAGDPAAEPEAPAEPERQARTGT, from the coding sequence ATGCTCGCCACCATCTCATCCTTCTCGTCGCTTTACTTCGCGACCTTGCTGATGCTTATCGGCACAGGTCTGTTCAACACCTACATGGGCCTCAGACTGACTGCGCAGTCAGTCAGCGAAGTGTGGATCGGCGCCCTGATCGCCGGTTACTACCTGGGCCTTGTGTGTGGCGCGCGTCTTGGGCACAAGCTCATCATCCGCGTCGGCCATATCCGGGCGTTTGTCGCCTGTGCGGCCATTGCCACCAGCATGATCCTGGCCCAGACGCTGGTCGATTCCATGCCCTTGTGGCTGGTGTTCCGCGTCATCTCTGGTGTCGTCATGGTGACCGAGTTCATGGTCATCGAAAGCTGGCTGAACGAACAAACTGAAAACCACCAGCGCGGCCGGGTCTTTTCGGTCTATATGGTGGTTTCCGGGCTGGGCACCGTGCTGGGGCAATTGGCCCTGACCGCCTACGCCACGCTGGATTTGCGGCCGCTGACGCTGGTGGCCATGTGCCTGGTGCTCTGCCTGGTGCCGATTGCCGTGACGGCGCGCTCCCACCCGCCCACGCCGCTGCCAGCGCCGCTGGATATCCGTTTCTTCATGCGGCGCGTTCCGCTGTCGATGACGGTGTTGTTTGTGGCGGGCAATCTGTCCGGGGCGTTTTATGGTCTGGCGGCGGTCTACGGCGCCAAACATGGCTTGTCCACATCGCAAGCGGCTGTGTTCGTGGCAGCTGCGGTAACCGCAGGGCTGTTGTCGCAATGGCCTATGGGTTGGCTGTCCGACCGCATCAATCGGCCAGGCCTGATCCGTTTCAACGCCTTGTTGCTGGTGTTGTTGCCCACCGTAATGTGGGGCTGGATCACATTGCCGTATTGGGCAATGGTGGCGCTGTCCTGCGTGTTTGGCGTGTTGCAGTTCACGCTGTATCCCCTGGGCGCCGCCTTTGCGAACGATCACGTCGAATCCGAACGGCGAGTCAGCCTGTCTGCCGTGCTGCTGATGACATACGGCGTGGGCGCCTGTATAGGCCCCATGGTCGCCGGTTTGTTGATGTCGGTGGCGGGGCCCAGCATGTATTACGTATTTATCTCAGCCTGCGCCCTGATTCTGGTCTGGCAAGTGCGCCCGACGCGTGTCACCGGCGCGCATCAGGTGGACGAGGCGCCCACGCACTTCGTTGCCATGCCCGATACCTTGCAAAGCTCGCCCGCATCGGCGGTGCTCGATCCGCGCGTGGACCCCGAGAACGACATCGCAATGGAAATGGTGCAGCCCGACGCCTCCGCAGCCCCGGCGCCACCCGCGCCGGAACCCGCTGTGGAGGATGCGGCAGGCGAACCTGCGGCAGGCGACCCTGCGGCAGGCGGTCCTGCGGCAGGCGAACCCGCGGCAGGCGATCCCGCAGCAGAGCCCGAAGCGCCAGCTGAACCCGAACGCCAGGCCCGCACCGGCACTTAG
- a CDS encoding DMT family transporter: protein MTSGILYLLASVGFSVTVAVLLKLARRYQVDVRQAIAMNYAVAALLCWAVLRPDAARLLTPATPWLVLAALGVLLPSVFLAMAAAVRHAGIVRSDAAQRLSLFIPLLAAFLLFGEPVSGRKLAAILLAFSALACLLRRPAAGHDGPADGRSIWVWPLVVWAGYGVIDILFKQVARAGTAFAGGLLLAFVLAGVLMLVYLLWRRVRWEGRHLLAGVALGLANFGNILTYIRAHQSLPEHPALVFASMNMGVITLGTLVGALVFREPLTRINAAGIALALGAIVLMAPW from the coding sequence CTGACATCAGGCATTCTGTACCTGCTGGCCAGCGTGGGATTCAGCGTCACTGTCGCCGTCTTGCTGAAACTGGCCCGCCGCTATCAGGTGGATGTGCGCCAGGCGATCGCGATGAACTACGCCGTCGCTGCCCTGCTCTGCTGGGCAGTATTGCGGCCGGATGCCGCCCGTTTGCTGACACCGGCCACGCCTTGGCTGGTGTTAGCGGCGTTGGGCGTGCTGCTGCCCAGCGTCTTCCTGGCCATGGCGGCCGCGGTGCGCCACGCCGGCATCGTCCGCAGCGACGCCGCGCAACGCTTGTCGCTTTTCATCCCGCTGCTGGCGGCATTCCTGCTCTTTGGCGAGCCGGTCAGCGGCCGGAAACTGGCTGCAATCCTGCTGGCATTCAGCGCACTGGCCTGCCTGCTGCGCCGTCCCGCAGCCGGGCATGATGGGCCCGCCGACGGGCGCAGTATCTGGGTATGGCCGCTGGTGGTCTGGGCGGGATATGGCGTGATCGACATTCTGTTCAAGCAGGTCGCGCGCGCCGGCACCGCTTTTGCGGGGGGCTTGCTGCTGGCTTTTGTGCTGGCGGGTGTGCTGATGCTGGTCTATCTGCTGTGGCGCCGCGTGCGCTGGGAGGGGCGTCATCTGCTGGCGGGCGTCGCGTTGGGACTGGCCAATTTCGGCAATATTCTGACCTACATCCGTGCCCATCAATCCTTGCCTGAACACCCCGCGCTGGTCTTTGCGTCCATGAACATGGGGGTGATCACGCTGGGCACTCTGGTCGGCGCCCTGGTGTTTCGCGAACCGCTGACTCGGATCAACGCGGCCGGTATTGCGCTGGCACTGGGCGCCATCGTACTGATGGCGCCCTGGTAA
- the bioB gene encoding biotin synthase BioB: MQTAFIPVPTTSKHLPAPAWSTADILALYELPFMDLVHRAQQTHRAHFDPNTIQLSSLLSIKTGGCPEDCAYCPQSSHYDTGLDADKLMPLADVVAAASAAQAGGAQRFCMGAAWRSPKPHHLEAVAEMITAVKALGLETCVTLGMLREGQAEQLKDAGLDYYNHNLDTSPEFYGKIISTRTYQDRLDTLDRVRDAGINVCCGGIVGMGESRRERAGLIAQLASMEPYPESVPINNLVQVEGTPLANVEALDPFEFVRTIAVARITMPRAAVRLSAGREAMDDALQALCFMAGANSMFYGDALLTTANPQMQADQLLLQRLGMRVDAAQHHHESVACR, translated from the coding sequence ATGCAGACCGCCTTTATCCCCGTCCCCACGACGTCCAAGCACTTGCCTGCACCCGCTTGGAGCACGGCCGACATTCTTGCGCTCTACGAGCTGCCATTCATGGACCTGGTGCATCGCGCGCAGCAGACGCATCGCGCTCATTTCGATCCCAACACCATCCAGTTATCCAGCCTGCTGTCGATCAAGACCGGCGGCTGTCCTGAAGATTGCGCCTACTGCCCGCAGTCTTCGCATTACGACACCGGACTGGACGCCGATAAGCTGATGCCCTTGGCCGACGTTGTGGCAGCCGCCAGCGCCGCGCAAGCAGGGGGCGCCCAGCGTTTCTGCATGGGCGCTGCTTGGCGCAGCCCCAAACCGCACCATCTGGAGGCGGTGGCCGAAATGATCACGGCGGTCAAAGCACTGGGGCTGGAAACCTGCGTGACGCTGGGCATGCTGCGCGAAGGCCAGGCGGAACAGTTGAAGGACGCCGGGCTGGATTACTACAACCACAACCTGGACACCTCGCCGGAGTTCTACGGCAAGATCATTTCCACCCGCACCTACCAGGACCGCCTGGACACGCTGGACCGCGTGCGCGACGCCGGCATCAATGTGTGCTGCGGCGGCATCGTAGGCATGGGCGAGTCGCGGCGAGAACGCGCGGGCCTGATCGCCCAGCTCGCCAGTATGGAGCCGTATCCCGAGTCGGTGCCAATCAACAATCTGGTGCAGGTCGAAGGCACGCCGCTCGCCAACGTCGAGGCGTTGGACCCCTTTGAATTCGTCCGCACAATCGCGGTGGCTCGCATCACCATGCCGCGCGCAGCGGTGCGCCTCTCGGCAGGCCGCGAAGCCATGGACGATGCGCTGCAAGCGTTGTGCTTCATGGCGGGCGCGAACTCCATGTTCTACGGCGACGCGCTGTTGACCACCGCCAATCCACAGATGCAGGCCGACCAGCTCCTGCTGCAACGCCTGGGAATGCGGGTAGACGCGGCACAGCACCACCATGAGAGCGTGGCGTGCCGCTGA
- a CDS encoding helix-turn-helix transcriptional regulator — MRIEEAYVTTKAATPQAHRQHLQSIIAGLNEGIIVLEPDGAIAWANNSALALHGVDTLEDLGGTPAGYRKRYTLTYRNHHRVPARQYPLDRLNAGEPFDDLLLDLSRKDDEEFLRNVRARGLNLDGDNGPDYRVLILHDQTEHLNAEERFERTFGANPAPALICRLTDLRYVKVNKGFLEMTGYTRDEVVGKSAYELDVLDGGDDKESAVAKLNEGQTITQREGVVKLADGGSKFVMVAGQPIDMQDEPCMLFTFIDLEARKRTELALRESEERFSKAFRLAPVPMAVCEGDTLHVLEINEAFTAATGTSAEDSEGQALTELGLVPYEGMNASLMRGENARNREAILTTQDGEQLDCLVSAEPVMIGGERRLLVVMQDITERKRSETELLAAIEAVMQDTSWFSRGIIEKLAQLREPAPATRDVAELAQLTTREREVLGLLCQGHDDDSIAKSLKLSRNTVRNHVATIYSKIGVHRRSAAIVWARDRGITGHESKRARDKPPKD; from the coding sequence ATGCGAATAGAAGAGGCCTACGTGACCACAAAAGCCGCCACACCCCAAGCCCATCGCCAACACTTGCAGAGCATCATCGCGGGTCTGAACGAAGGCATCATCGTGCTCGAACCCGACGGCGCGATTGCCTGGGCCAACAACAGCGCGCTTGCGCTGCACGGTGTGGACACATTGGAAGATCTGGGCGGCACGCCCGCTGGTTACCGCAAGCGCTACACGCTGACGTACCGCAATCATCATCGCGTACCAGCGCGACAGTATCCGCTGGACCGCTTGAACGCTGGCGAGCCGTTCGATGATTTGCTGCTGGACTTGAGCCGCAAGGATGACGAAGAATTCCTGCGCAACGTACGCGCTCGCGGCCTGAATCTGGATGGCGACAATGGCCCCGACTATCGCGTGCTGATCCTGCATGATCAGACCGAACACTTGAATGCCGAAGAACGCTTTGAACGCACCTTCGGCGCCAATCCCGCCCCCGCCCTGATTTGCCGCCTGACCGACCTGCGATATGTAAAGGTGAACAAGGGATTTCTGGAGATGACCGGCTACACCCGCGATGAGGTCGTCGGGAAGTCTGCTTACGAGCTGGATGTGCTGGACGGCGGGGATGACAAAGAATCGGCGGTCGCCAAACTGAACGAAGGGCAGACCATCACCCAACGCGAAGGCGTGGTGAAGCTTGCCGACGGCGGCTCAAAATTCGTGATGGTCGCGGGCCAGCCCATCGACATGCAGGATGAACCCTGCATGCTGTTCACCTTTATCGACCTGGAAGCACGCAAGCGTACGGAACTGGCGCTACGTGAAAGCGAAGAGCGCTTTTCCAAGGCTTTCCGGCTGGCGCCCGTGCCGATGGCAGTATGCGAAGGCGACACCCTGCACGTGCTCGAAATCAACGAAGCCTTTACCGCAGCCACTGGCACCTCAGCAGAAGATAGCGAAGGCCAGGCCCTGACAGAACTGGGTCTGGTGCCCTACGAGGGCATGAACGCCAGCCTGATGCGCGGTGAAAATGCACGCAATCGCGAAGCCATACTCACCACGCAGGATGGCGAACAGCTGGACTGCCTGGTGTCTGCCGAACCGGTCATGATCGGCGGCGAGCGGCGTTTGCTTGTCGTGATGCAGGACATCACGGAGCGCAAGCGGTCCGAAACCGAACTGCTGGCGGCCATAGAGGCGGTAATGCAGGACACGTCCTGGTTCAGCCGCGGCATCATCGAAAAACTGGCGCAGTTGCGTGAGCCCGCGCCTGCCACCCGGGATGTGGCCGAACTGGCTCAACTGACCACGCGGGAGCGCGAGGTGCTTGGCCTGCTATGCCAAGGGCACGATGACGACAGCATCGCCAAGAGCCTGAAGCTCTCGCGTAACACCGTACGCAATCATGTGGCCACGATCTACAGCAAGATCGGCGTCCACCGGCGCAGCGCTGCGATCGTGTGGGCGCGTGATCGCGGCATTACCGGGCATGAATCCAAACGGGCACGCGACAAACCGCCTAAAGACTAG
- a CDS encoding aldo/keto reductase, which yields MTTKTSFPTRPLGRSGLEITRIGLGAWAIGGNGWAVGWGAQDDLDSIAAIRLAVDRGINWIDTAAVYGLGHSEEIVRRALAQMPGSERPYIFTKCGLTWSPEQPQAMPRRNGAPASIRSEIEDSLRRLGVERIDLYQMHWPAGDGTPLESYWRELLDLKQAGKVGAIGLSNHNLAQVQDAESFGHVDTLQPPFSAIRREAAADLIPWCAANDTGVIVYSPMQSGLLTGGFSEERARALPADDWRSRNAEFTPPNLQRNLALAEAFKPIAERHGTTVAAVAAAWTLAWPGVTGAIVGARSAAQVNGLLGAAELELDSDDMDAIAEAIEETGAGAGPRRPPEESGALPANLFA from the coding sequence ATGACCACTAAAACGTCGTTTCCCACTCGCCCGTTGGGCCGCAGTGGTTTGGAGATCACACGCATCGGATTGGGCGCGTGGGCGATCGGCGGCAATGGCTGGGCGGTCGGTTGGGGCGCGCAAGACGATTTGGATTCCATTGCGGCGATCCGCCTGGCCGTGGACCGTGGCATCAATTGGATCGATACCGCCGCCGTCTACGGACTGGGGCATTCGGAAGAGATTGTGCGGCGTGCGCTGGCGCAGATGCCAGGCAGCGAGCGGCCCTACATCTTCACCAAGTGCGGGCTGACGTGGTCGCCGGAGCAGCCCCAGGCCATGCCGCGGCGTAACGGAGCGCCCGCAAGTATCCGCAGCGAAATCGAAGATTCATTGCGCCGGCTGGGGGTGGAGCGCATCGATCTGTACCAGATGCATTGGCCGGCAGGAGACGGCACGCCGCTGGAGTCGTATTGGCGTGAATTGCTGGACTTGAAACAAGCCGGAAAGGTTGGCGCCATCGGACTATCCAATCACAATCTTGCGCAGGTGCAGGACGCCGAGTCGTTCGGCCATGTGGATACCTTGCAGCCGCCTTTTTCTGCGATCCGACGCGAAGCGGCAGCCGACCTGATTCCGTGGTGTGCGGCAAATGACACAGGGGTGATCGTCTACAGCCCGATGCAGTCAGGTCTGCTGACGGGCGGGTTTTCCGAGGAACGCGCGCGGGCCTTGCCAGCGGATGACTGGCGCTCGCGCAATGCGGAATTCACGCCGCCCAATTTGCAACGCAATCTGGCATTGGCGGAAGCCTTCAAGCCTATTGCCGAACGTCACGGCACAACCGTGGCAGCCGTCGCGGCAGCATGGACGCTTGCCTGGCCTGGTGTGACTGGCGCCATTGTGGGCGCGCGCAGCGCTGCTCAGGTCAACGGGCTGCTGGGCGCTGCGGAATTAGAGCTGGACAGCGATGACATGGATGCCATTGCAGAGGCGATCGAGGAAACCGGTGCAGGCGCCGGGCCTCGCCGGCCGCCCGAGGAAAGTGGGGCGTTGCCGGCGAATCTCTTCGCGTGA
- the lnt gene encoding apolipoprotein N-acyltransferase translates to MSLTPRSRFLRGAAGLMLAGAVHALTFAPGPLPDWALAITQIVALAIAARVTLYAPSAKLAWARGWLFSFVSYALGLYWIFISLHRYGDLAAPLAVAGVLALSAFLALFPATAGALARRYAPLASDSPPLRILSGTLAWAAMWAAFEWLRAVLFTGFPWLNIGYAHVDSPIAGWAPILGVHGMAFVAAFAAAAMASLWQPSRKKAMDSRQALAAGIAVALAAAGWPLSRIDWSAPTGDPLNVRLVQGNIEQSQKFDPALLEQSLVRHLDLAAMLPAGGVPAPQLVILPETVLPVFQDQLDPRVWDTWRRVAAQRNMVIAMGVPLHDRVNGRDRYTNSVMGFDGNTPVEQLVAGNPAMRYDKRHLVPWGEYVPPGFHWFVDMLNIPLGDFDRGGERQTPFAVGGQHVAFNICYEDLFGPDLLPALQPGANGEPGATILVNVSNLGWFGDSWALRQHLQIGRLRTMETARPMLTATNTGITAAIDAKGHVAAQLAPHQVGVLPVAVQGMTGLTPYARFGDKIALALAGLALIAAFGSGRKTRRA, encoded by the coding sequence ATGAGCCTGACCCCGCGCAGCCGATTCCTGCGCGGCGCCGCCGGCCTGATGCTGGCGGGCGCCGTGCACGCCCTGACTTTCGCGCCTGGCCCGCTGCCGGACTGGGCCTTGGCAATCACCCAGATCGTGGCGCTCGCCATCGCGGCGCGGGTCACGCTATATGCGCCATCCGCCAAGCTGGCATGGGCGCGTGGCTGGCTGTTCAGCTTTGTCAGCTATGCGCTTGGGCTGTACTGGATCTTCATCAGCCTGCATCGTTATGGCGATCTGGCCGCTCCGCTTGCGGTGGCCGGCGTCTTGGCGTTGTCCGCTTTCCTGGCGCTGTTTCCCGCCACAGCGGGCGCGCTGGCTCGCCGCTATGCGCCACTGGCGTCCGACTCGCCGCCATTGCGCATTCTGTCCGGCACCTTGGCCTGGGCGGCGATGTGGGCGGCGTTCGAATGGCTGCGCGCTGTGTTGTTTACGGGTTTCCCGTGGCTGAATATCGGCTACGCGCACGTCGATAGCCCCATCGCAGGCTGGGCGCCAATTCTGGGCGTGCATGGCATGGCCTTCGTCGCCGCGTTCGCCGCCGCTGCGATGGCCAGCCTTTGGCAACCATCCCGAAAAAAGGCCATGGACTCGCGTCAGGCGCTGGCAGCCGGCATCGCCGTTGCCCTGGCGGCCGCTGGCTGGCCGCTGTCGCGCATTGACTGGTCAGCTCCAACCGGCGACCCGCTCAACGTGCGGCTGGTTCAGGGCAACATCGAGCAATCGCAAAAATTCGACCCGGCATTGTTGGAACAAAGCCTGGTCCGTCATCTGGACCTTGCTGCCATGCTCCCCGCGGGAGGCGTGCCTGCGCCGCAACTGGTGATCCTGCCAGAGACAGTCTTGCCGGTGTTCCAGGATCAGCTGGACCCAAGGGTCTGGGACACATGGCGCCGCGTGGCCGCCCAGCGCAATATGGTCATTGCCATGGGGGTTCCGCTGCATGACCGGGTGAATGGCCGCGACCGCTATACCAACAGCGTAATGGGCTTTGACGGCAATACGCCGGTTGAACAACTGGTGGCGGGCAACCCTGCCATGCGTTACGACAAGCGCCATCTGGTGCCCTGGGGCGAATACGTGCCGCCGGGTTTCCATTGGTTCGTGGACATGCTGAATATTCCGCTGGGCGACTTCGATCGCGGCGGAGAACGTCAGACGCCGTTTGCCGTGGGCGGTCAGCACGTGGCATTCAACATCTGCTACGAAGATTTGTTCGGGCCCGATCTGTTGCCCGCCTTGCAACCGGGCGCCAATGGCGAACCGGGCGCGACCATCCTGGTCAACGTCAGCAATCTGGGCTGGTTCGGTGATTCATGGGCGTTGCGCCAGCATTTGCAGATTGGCCGTTTGCGCACCATGGAGACGGCGCGCCCGATGCTCACGGCCACCAACACCGGCATCACCGCGGCTATCGACGCCAAGGGCCATGTGGCGGCACAGCTGGCGCCGCATCAGGTGGGCGTGCTGCCGGTCGCCGTGCAAGGCATGACGGGGCTGACGCCTTACGCACGCTTTGGCGACAAGATCGCGCTGGCCTTGGCCGGCCTGGCGCTGATTGCCGCTTTCGGCAGCGGCCGCAAAACACGCCGAGCCTAG
- a CDS encoding HlyC/CorC family transporter yields MSDPYPAPEATAARSSKPATKSLLDRLLSLVRREPEDREGIKAILEAAHERNLLDAESYKMIKGALAVSEGTVGDIMVPRSRMDLLDVTQPIPYLVATVIETAHSRFPVYEGDRDNIIGILLAKDLLRCMLEPDIELRKLVRPAVFIPESKRLNVLLHEFRASRNHQAIVIDEHGGISGLVTMEDVLEQIVGDIEDEFDETEEDSIFPEGENQWRVLAATDISHFNEVFGCQLPDDEYDSVGGWMGGQLGRIPRRGDMAEFDGLRMEVARGDARRAIWLRVKRNVASQPTRTSDDE; encoded by the coding sequence ATGTCTGACCCTTACCCTGCTCCCGAAGCGACCGCTGCTCGCTCATCCAAACCCGCCACTAAATCCCTTCTAGACCGTCTGCTTTCCCTTGTGCGCCGAGAGCCCGAGGACCGTGAAGGCATCAAGGCGATCCTGGAAGCCGCCCACGAACGCAATCTGCTGGACGCCGAGTCCTACAAGATGATCAAGGGCGCGCTCGCCGTGTCCGAGGGCACTGTTGGCGACATCATGGTTCCGCGTTCGCGCATGGACCTGCTGGACGTCACGCAGCCCATTCCCTACCTGGTGGCCACCGTGATCGAAACCGCGCATTCGCGGTTCCCGGTCTACGAAGGCGACCGCGACAACATCATCGGCATCCTGCTGGCCAAGGATCTGCTGCGCTGCATGCTCGAACCCGACATTGAACTGCGCAAGCTGGTCCGCCCGGCCGTGTTCATCCCGGAATCCAAGCGTCTGAACGTGCTGTTGCACGAATTCCGCGCCAGCCGAAACCATCAGGCCATCGTCATCGATGAGCACGGTGGCATTTCGGGCCTGGTCACCATGGAAGACGTGCTGGAACAGATCGTCGGCGACATCGAAGATGAATTCGACGAAACCGAGGAAGACTCGATCTTTCCTGAAGGCGAAAACCAGTGGCGCGTGCTTGCCGCCACCGATATCTCGCACTTCAACGAGGTCTTTGGCTGCCAATTGCCTGACGACGAATACGACAGCGTCGGCGGTTGGATGGGCGGCCAACTGGGCCGTATCCCCCGCCGTGGCGACATGGCCGAATTCGACGGCCTTCGTATGGAAGTTGCTCGCGGCGACGCACGCCGCGCCATCTGGTTGCGTGTCAAACGCAACGTAGCTTCTCAGCCCACCCGTACCTCCGACGACGAATGA
- the ybeY gene encoding rRNA maturation RNase YbeY, which yields MKPELSLSVQYGVEEARLPRWRLRRWAERALAAAAEDGLVDFSAAELSLRLVGAAEGRRLNRDFRGRDYATNVLTFEYGVDPLGVARGDIVMCVPVLVREAREQRKALLDHAAHLTLHGVLHSLGYDHIKARDARRMEALETATLAQMGIDDPYVSA from the coding sequence ATGAAGCCTGAGCTGTCCCTATCCGTCCAGTACGGTGTTGAAGAAGCCCGCCTGCCCCGCTGGCGCCTGCGCCGCTGGGCGGAACGTGCGCTGGCGGCTGCGGCGGAAGACGGTTTGGTCGATTTTTCGGCTGCGGAACTCAGCTTGCGCCTGGTAGGCGCGGCCGAAGGCCGGCGCCTGAACCGGGATTTCCGCGGCCGCGACTACGCCACCAATGTGCTGACATTCGAGTACGGCGTGGACCCGCTAGGCGTGGCGCGCGGCGATATCGTGATGTGCGTGCCGGTGCTGGTGCGCGAGGCCCGTGAACAGCGCAAAGCGCTCTTGGACCATGCAGCCCACCTGACCCTGCATGGCGTGCTGCATTCGCTGGGTTACGACCACATCAAAGCGCGCGACGCCCGGCGCATGGAAGCCCTGGAAACGGCAACGCTCGCGCAAATGGGTATCGACGATCCCTACGTTTCAGCGTAA
- a CDS encoding PhoH family protein, with protein sequence MTTPRSRVRRSMPAVVNLDGDNTHLANLCGPLDENLRQLADGMGVKLSRRGSRVTIEGEHAELAGRVLRRFHEQAVHRALSVDDIQLGLVEIGVGRQEEKLQEEAAREAEPLPSLDDESDSIALRTKRSDLRPRTPRQRDYLNNILKHDITFGVGPAGTGKTWLAVACAIDAMERETVQRLVLTRPAVEAGERLGFLPGDLAQKVDPYLRPLYDALYDLMGFEKVQRLFEKQTIEIAPLAYMRGRTLNHAFIILDEAQNTTPEQMKMFLTRIGFGSKAVITGDPSQVDLPRGADSGLAHAVKVLHDVQGIATTRFTSRDVVRHPLVARIVDAYDRASENEA encoded by the coding sequence ATGACCACACCCCGTTCCCGCGTCCGCCGCTCCATGCCTGCCGTCGTCAATCTGGATGGCGACAACACCCACCTGGCCAATCTGTGCGGCCCGCTGGACGAAAATCTGAGGCAGCTGGCCGACGGCATGGGAGTCAAGCTCTCGCGCCGTGGCAGCCGCGTCACCATCGAGGGTGAACACGCCGAGCTGGCCGGCCGCGTACTGCGCCGCTTTCATGAGCAGGCTGTGCACCGCGCGCTGTCGGTCGACGACATTCAGCTGGGTCTCGTCGAGATCGGCGTGGGACGGCAGGAAGAAAAGCTGCAAGAAGAAGCGGCTCGCGAAGCCGAACCGCTGCCCTCGCTGGACGACGAAAGCGACAGTATTGCCTTGCGTACCAAGCGCAGCGATCTGCGCCCGCGCACGCCGCGCCAGCGCGACTACTTGAACAACATTCTCAAACACGACATCACCTTTGGCGTCGGCCCCGCAGGCACGGGCAAGACGTGGCTGGCGGTTGCCTGCGCCATCGACGCGATGGAACGGGAAACCGTGCAGCGCCTGGTGCTGACGCGCCCGGCGGTGGAGGCAGGCGAACGGCTGGGCTTTCTGCCCGGTGATCTGGCGCAGAAGGTAGATCCGTACCTGCGCCCGCTGTACGACGCGCTCTACGACTTGATGGGCTTTGAGAAGGTCCAGCGTCTGTTTGAAAAACAGACCATTGAGATCGCCCCGCTTGCCTATATGCGCGGCCGCACGCTGAACCACGCCTTCATCATCCTGGACGAGGCGCAGAACACCACGCCGGAACAAATGAAAATGTTCCTGACGCGGATCGGCTTCGGCAGCAAAGCCGTCATCACGGGCGACCCGTCGCAGGTCGATCTGCCGCGCGGCGCCGATAGCGGTCTGGCCCATGCAGTGAAGGTGCTGCATGACGTGCAGGGCATCGCCACCACCCGTTTCACCAGCCGCGATGTCGTGCGCCACCCGCTGGTCGCCCGCATCGTCGACGCCTATGACCGCGCCTCCGAAAATGAAGCCTGA